One genomic window of Vicugna pacos chromosome 18, VicPac4, whole genome shotgun sequence includes the following:
- the CARHSP1 gene encoding calcium-regulated heat-stable protein 1: MSSEPPPPSQPPTHQSSVGLLDTQQARDRSPSPLRGNVVPSPLPTRRTRTFSATVRASQGPVYKGVCKCFCRSKGHGFITPADGGPDIFLHISDVEGEYVPVEGDEVTYKMCSIPPKNEKLQAVEVVITHLAPGSKHETWSGHVVSS, from the exons aTGTCATCTGAGCCTCCTCCTCCATCACAGCCCCCCACCCATCAGTCCTCGGTTGGGCTGCTGGACACCCAACAGGCCCGAGATCGCTCACCGTCCCCTCTTCGGGGCAACGTGGTCCCGAGCCCACTGCCCACTCGCCGGACAAGGACCTTCTCCGC GACGGTGCGGGCTTCCCAGGGCCCTGTCTACAAAGGAGTCTGCAAATGCTTCTGTCGGTCCAAAGGCCACGGCTTCATTACCCCAGCTGACGGCGGCCCCGACATCTTCCTGCATATCTCCGA CGTGGAAGGGGAGTACGTCCCAGTGGAAGGCGACGAGGTCACCTATAAGATGTGCTCCATCCCGCCCAAGAACGAGAAGCTGCAGGCTGTGGAGGTGGTCATCACCCACCTGGCGCCGGGCTCCAAGCACGAGACCTGGTCCGGCCACGTCGTCAGCTCCTAG